The Aphidius gifuensis isolate YNYX2018 linkage group LG2, ASM1490517v1, whole genome shotgun sequence DNA window ATATTTGACCACTAAAAACAAATCGATTGTCAAGTTAAAAGGATGACAAGTATCCagcatcaaaataatattattttcgttGACAAATACAAtcacaataatttcaaaaaaaaaatcaagttttatatttttatttaaaccgataaatataaattcaaaaaaactacaatattaatttaaaattatacaattgttttcattgaatataaaaattatttctccaattagttggtaaatttatttatcattttgctAAAAATTGTGTATTTTCGTTTGTATttagcaaaaagaaaaaaaaaaaatcagaagaCAGATGTTGAATTTCCGTTCAGCTTGTTTCCTTCctttttgttctttatttattttattttctatttcctCAGGGTATACATTctatttatcatcaaactcGTAAATAGATTTCCATGAGAAGCTTATTATCACCAaattttggatttatttacaccataattttatcaacattttcatttagccctatattattttgactatTTTCTCAATGCATGActtggaaatttatttacaaaaattcaatGTTACATGCTTTATTGTCCCTCACATGTTTCACCTCTGTATGAcgacgacaacaacaacaaccaaaaCCCTtcggtaatatatattttttttttgtttttttcatcataaagacatgcttttttttttttcttttatcatgaAGACTTGAACAATACTGTTGTGTATGTTTGTGGCTatatagttgtaaaaaaaaagggaaaaaaattgtacGACGAAGGGGCCAGCGATAAGATCACAGAAGGGTGGAAACCATTCTAtcaagaaatagaaaaattggAAGGACTAAAAAAATCCCTGGGGTGATATGTTGCATGAGAAATGTCATAAAATAATGTCCAAACGATAAAATGCCATcaaaccacaaaaaaaaaaaaaacctcaagtattttaccttttaaaaattcttcaaaaatatttttcaaattatttatataatttttttagaatgagTTTAATTAGTCgttcattttcatcaatagtttttaaaaaaaaaataataaaacaagttaaaaaaagttGTAAAGTAAATGAAGCACATGAAAAACCTgcactgtaaaaaataaaaacgaaaaaaataattcattgtcaTGAAAATACTCAAACTCTTCTCGGAGCTATAAGAAAacctataaaaatttataaaacttttaaaaatgattttatttcaatatttatactCCAACTTATTTCCGCTtgaataaatgtatttaatgaaatttatctgctattttttaataagaaaaaaaaaacattgaattgtttataaagaaagaaaaaaataaagtcaattCAAAGCGAACAAGTATTAAAGTTGAGAGggtgaaaaaagaaatttaaaaataactatacttttatgtcaattttttttttcctttcaatagctttttttaaacttacttgtcaatttaaaaaaaaaaaaaaatgaccatATGTTTGATACAATATCATACTGGCAATCTTATTTTTCtggaaaatacaatttttacgTGCGTATTGCTTTGGTTATCTCATACAAGAGACATTCaccttcaaaaaaatatacaacaccCTTAGGCACGATACATTTGACACCACACACAcagacataaaaaaaactttaaaaaaaaaaaaaaaagtaaatggtCCTTTGAAATACAACACTTTATTACTCACCtgtgtaaaaaaagaaaaatcttaattttttcttcttttttcttgGAGAAGAACAAACAGCTTttaagaatttatattttttatttgttttagtGGTAATTTACCCTGTCCTCTCAACCAGTACATTTGtccaagaattttattttattttgtctctttgtttttgtttaacaacaaaaaaatttatccgaAGTGATTcaacacacatacatataacCCGGAAAATAGCACTTTCGCTTTTAACGTCTTCAATTCCAGAGACGATACTTTGTTTAACCAAAACTGCAGCACTATTGTACAATGGAAGACATTGAGGAAAAAGAGATTGTCTtgctgatttttattttcttacctTTTGTGATAATTGGTATTGAcaatgttttgattttttttttcatcatttattgtCATTGAAATTCAAGCAGAGTGTTCTATTTCATATAAGGTCATGAACTTTAGATAGTAGATACTTTTAGGGCTCAATACAGTAAAGcaacaaatttatatgtttCAGTTGGAAAAATTCATTCTTGTCTGACTCAACATTAAAGACGATAAACTGTTTGCTTACCTCATCCTTTTTAtatcactcttttttttctttcctttattctattttacaccttttatatttatttttggactTGAATTGAATCCTCTATAGATTTACACACAGTATAACAatatacttattatttatataaataaaaaaacaacatttaaacCCATtgataaaagatttattttatatatttttattgcaaatatgatagagtatatatatttttaaaaattaggtTAACTCTTACTCAGGAAAAAACCAGTGAAAGCTTTCGATGATGATCCGAgcttttttctgtatttttttcttcatatgatttaaaaaattcaaagacataatcaaattgaaaaaaaacaactgtattttttacatactactctatatttttcatcaaattttttaaattatattaatttaaatattttataaataataatttcatttgcatatatttttatttagctttatttgatttttcgaaaaatttaattagtttttttatttttattgttgtttatttttatttataaaatttggttggttgcaattttaataatttgtttattgtgttaaataaatagctcatatttttattatcaaaaacatttgacattttatttttttgcattcacATTGACACGGtataaacaaacataaaatatatttcataaaattcataaatatacacattaaattattcaacttgtatatacctattttttatatttcattttgatataaaataaaattatttcaatgttttaaataaaataaaagacaataataatcgaaattattattactcaaaTTATTGAACTGCAGCCAGACAAATgcttgataaaaaacaattaaaaaattattaaaaaaagaagagaaaaaaacaaaaaaaaaaattttggttgATTGCAGTCCAATGATCTGGGTATCGGAGTATGGAAAAATGGGTATAAATTCAACACAACTGGATGACAATAATGAAGTATTTGGTATACCAGTATGTCTAATGcaagcaacaacaacatcaacaacaatattttttttattattaatagttatatttttttttataccatttattatattattatttctctaCACAATGATTGTTAgccatttaatatttgattcatcatcatcaactgcTGAATCATATCATGCTAAAGCTAGAAAACAAGTTGTATTAATGTTATTAACTGttgtatttagtttttttatttgtttagcaccatttaaaatatttacattatatttgCTATTATCAACATCTGAAGATATTTATGcaatatcaattgatacaTATTATTGTgtactttatttttcaagaataatggtttatttaaatagtgcTGTTAAtccaatattatataatttaatgagtAGTAGATTTAgaattggttttttaaaattatgtaaatttaaaaaaaatacaattgttgataGAAATACATTGAGAAGTACAATTACCAATAGATTTTCACGAAGAATAACAAATAGTGATcaacaagaaaattttttgtgacattttattttaacaatatggtaattaattttttttttttttaatttttatttattattgctattattttgtgtgtctgtatttttttttttttttttttttttataagatatTTGAATTGTTTTCTTTACTCTAtgatagaatgaaaaaaaaatacaaaaagtttAATATGATTCTGCTATATATATGTCTCATCATCAGAAaaactttgatattttgttttcagtttttttatttctttgtttctttttttatcattttattttattcatttttttttttttttttgatttagtAAATTGTCTTTCGAATAATtcgagtaaataaaaaatattttaaatttagtagacagaattataataataatcaaattggtTTAAccaaatgattaataataataatagtatatattcaaataaacatTCAGTATTACTCGTTTGATATAACCATCtatccagaaaaaaaaaaaaaacaattatatattaatttctcTATAAAGAAAatcgattattaaattattaaaaattttcctagacaatataattacaaaaattcaatcaaattcgtgttaaaaaatatctcaCCCAGATAAATTTTCCATACATCAATAAAAccaattaaaaagtaataaaaaaaaattttttaaaaataaaatgaaatatatatccaGACAGTACTTGtatctgaaataaaaaaaaataaaaaaacagataaattaTACCTCTTGCCaaactaaatatttatataggtatatttaaataaatttaaatgtaatatttatttattatttcttaactgtattattttataaaaaaaaaagaaaataaataaaaacttaaaatatgtattattattaaatgaaataaatgattgttttttgtatttatttttcagtccAATTCTACCGCTGACATCATACACGATTGATCCAGACGAACAAGGaataaaatatccaaattGTATAACAGATTTAAGTCAAACATGGGCAATaacatttgtaataataacaataataatattttttatcattccattatttatattaataatattatacacaGTTATTGCCCAACATTTGATGGCCAATCCGGCAATAAGTCGTGGTCcagcaaataatttattaaaatatcgtAAACAAGTTGTTATGATGCTTGGTACTGttgtattatgtttttttatatgtatattaccATTTCGTGCATTTACATTGTGGATTATAATATCACCAGaatcatttgttattaatattggtGTTGAAtggtatttttgtttattatatatcagTAGAAATATGTTTTATCTCAATTCAGCAATTAAtccaatattatataatttaatgtcaACAAAATTTCGTGGTGGTTTTTTACGTTTATGTGGATTTAGTACAATACGTGAACGTGATACACCAACATCTGGAAGAactaaaacaacaacaagcaacaatagtaataattcATCTGATTGGCGACGTCAAAGCAGTAACAAGAGTTGCAGTGTTAAGGTTTCTAAAGTTTCTatgaaacaatttaaatttacatctattaaaaaaaataatattaatagaaaaaataatattgaaagttATGTTTAAATCAAGATTAACTCATTTTCTAATtagagtatttattttttatttttttttatttttgtaaatatagaAATTGAAGGTATTTTAGTTttctttaaatgaaaaattatgtctttttttgtatgatgTAATTATTAGActagattaaaataatagtaaattttgttttttttttgttttttaataatattagacAGTTGTTGGTGAAATAGAATTGGACAAACAAGACATATAATGAATTGTGAATGGCTTACTTTGCCAAGATTTATTATGTCCCGTTTGTACAAACTTGTGATTTACGTTCATTGCCCCCTTTTGAAACTTTGCCCTTACTgactttactatttttatttatttatttatcactttAAATAGATAGAATTACTAACGACTGACTGAAGATATGTTTATACACTCAAGTCgactactattattattttttattcacgaTTTATTCGTATTATCAAAAATGATTGAGACACAAACGTCTTGGACTTTGTCCAGtagattaattttactttaaataaaaaaaaaaaaaaaagaaaacaatagataatagttgaaattaacgaatgaaaaatttttctaatgaatgagactattattttttatttttttgtattttaggGATCAGAAATTCGTTATTCCACTAATGGAGCCAACGAAAAAGGAGAACGATAACAACCATTATCAGTgtattgttgtatatatattttttaaatctaatatcatcattaaaatgaatagaaacaaaaaatatatatatataaaaaaaaaaacgagaaaagGCTATGGGAAATCGCACcgaagaagaaaatatatatgaaaattttacctGAGTTAACCAATGCTTCAATTCTAGTTGAAGTGGATAAGatggaaatttttatcatgtgGAAAAGAAAATTGGCTGATGCTGAAACCATGTGTGTGTAACAATtctcacctttttttttattattttatttcaaaatcattttctttatttatttattattttttcaatccgttgaacattattatatacacTTTGCATTTTTTGCGTCcattgttatatattattttattgcataatttttctagcattattatatttataaaaataataatttagtggaaatttatttaaaaaataataattgtaatggaGATTgagatttttagtttttaaaaatgaaaataattcatatcgCATTTAATGTTAACTTAAagtatttaatcaaaaaaaattgttgtattattagaaTTGATATATGTTTAATTAGTATTAAACGAgataatttttagatattaaatttttttaattttatgaaatcgCAAAAGAGCAATGAGAGATATTTATccggattattattttaaatatacattcctttgaaaaaattaaaaaaaaaaaaaattaaaagtgcatttaaaaaaatgaacagatcaaattgattaaagtattattatatagatattttatttattattatctagtCAACAATCATCAGTCATCACCATTAAATCATGGGTATGAATCTCttgttcattaattataaatttatttattttacgtatttattttttaatcataaaaaaaaataaagaaggaATAAATTTATGTGAATGATGATGTGTGTTGCCCAGATattagcaataataattattaattattattgttagtagaaaaataaaaaagataaattgtttttaatattagaaTTTACAAAAGTTTGTACTTGTCAGTTAAGAAAAATTCGGTCGTAAACATCCGAAAGCCTTTTCTCCGgcgtttaaatatattcatttatttagctttttataaaacataataaaattaaaaaataaaaacggaaattattgttgattcaactaaaaaaaattctcgttaatgttttttttttttttttagtttatttttttataaatttcatatacaaaTGCTCGttgagatttatttttttcatgaaaaagaGTGATAGTCAAGTcaaagaaaaatgtttttaaaaaattaatgtaaatttaaaaaaaaaattgtatgattCGTCgttgtattaatttatgtaatgaatatttaaaaaaaaaaaaaaaaatgtatatatcgTTTAAGAATACTcagtgtaaatttaaaaaaaaaaaataatgtttaaattgaaatgattAGTCAGTGAAAATTTAACCGAAttttatccaaaaaatttgactgatgaaaaaagaagaaagaaggattcaattattatttattagactGAAAAATTTGTGTCCATTGTtagttgtaaatatattttataaatcgaaaaaaaagaatcatgtTTCTGTAAgttgattagaaaaaaaaaaaaatttttttaacaatgttgtttaatgataataataaatctgtCACctcattgatttaattgtgttttttataaattttatcaacaacaaaataacaagaattgcaaaaaaaaaaaagccaccCAAATGCAAAATTTCATCgacaaaaagaaaagaaaatataaagctATTTCAGTACCAGCATCACTcaaagattgaaaaaaaaaaataagtaaattctTTTGATGTCATTTAAAACTTCATGCAGTCCAAAGAAAaagagtaaaatttaaaataatcttaaaataaatactcttagtaattataataatatattaataatatttttatttacaggaCAAAAAGATTTTCAGCAACAGCAAGatttataagaaaattttcaacagcctgtgataaatttttatcttttaatattctaagattaattaatttacgtcCATCACAATCTTCAACATTAGCAAGACTTTtaagttgatttaataaatcttGTGTCTTATCACCAATTTCATTGATTATTTGTGTTTCATTGTATGATATATTTTCACATAATTGTACCATAAATAGTGCAATTTCTTTATGAGTTTTAGTCATTGTTAAACTTTCCTTGGCATGTGGAGCAACTGTAACTTCACGAGCTGGTATATTAACAAGAAGATCATATAATTCTGGTCTTGATGATACTGAACTATCACTACAACCAGCTACATAATATGAATATACctgcaaatataaataaataaataaacaaatgtaatgtttatattaaattagaataatttaattacttttaattCAGCTAATTCTTCTTTAACAAGATCAATCCAAGGAAAAAGATTATCTGTAACTTTTCTGTGTTTCATCAATGCTGGAAATGTTTTTAtccattttaataattcttccAAGCTATgatgataaacaataatacgtttttttaataataatgcagtatatattaaaattgtttcaaGTTCAAATGCTTTTATGAGACCACGTATATTACTGTCAGCAACAAGACGTTGTCCATTAAAATCATCAGATAAAAATGTGCCATTTTCTTGTGTTGTACATGTACCATTTGTATAAACtgataaataaagtttaagtATTTCACTTGGATCACCAGTTTTACAATACATTTTACTCATAACACGAGTAAATACTTCATATTTTTGAGGATTAAAATCTCGAGTAAATAATATCAAGGCAAATTGTTTAACctgaaatacaaaaatacaattaatttgttgattagtttataaatgaaaaaatttatcattttacatACCCTGGGTAATTTATCTGATTCAAAAActtcatttgaatttatgtAAAACCAATTGTCCATGTGTCTTGCACAAAGAAATGATTGTGTTCCAGTATTTGTCGTTTGAAAATTACATTTTCTTGTGACAATTGATTTTTGTAATTCTGATACTGATGGAAATGTCCAGGTCCATAATACATCACCATTACAGTCTTTTTCTGT harbors:
- the LOC122848504 gene encoding growth hormone secretagogue receptor type 1; this encodes MLTTISTALELNSSYYTTVIGGSSTLEGFSVSSADPENATSTPYMLPAYIRTPSMVVCIAVMVLGIVGNLMVPLVVLRGKDMRNSTNIFLVNLSVADLCVLLICAPTLLVEVNSGPQVWPLGEHMCKAVPFVELTVAHASVLTILAISFERYYAICEPLRAGYICTKARATFLCFLAWILAAICTSPILPLTSYTIDPDEQGIKYPNCITDLSQTWAITFVIITIIIFFIIPLFILIILYTVIAQHLMANPAISRGPANNLLKYRKQVVMMLGTVVLCFFICILPFRAFTLWIIISPESFVINIGVEWYFCLLYISRNMFYLNSAINPILYNLMSTKFRGGFLRLCGFSTIRERDTPTSGRTKTTTSNNSNNSSDWRRQSSNKSCSVKGSEIRYSTNGANEKGER
- the LOC122848506 gene encoding DENN domain-containing protein 10-like, whose translation is MAPLKDLISCSIIEKDCNGDVLWTWTFPSVSELQKSIVTRKCNFQTTNTGTQSFLCARHMDNWFYINSNEVFESDKLPRVKQFALILFTRDFNPQKYEVFTRVMSKMYCKTGDPSEILKLYLSVYTNGTCTTQENGTFLSDDFNGQRLVADSNIRGLIKAFELETILIYTALLLKKRIIVYHHSLEELLKWIKTFPALMKHRKVTDNLFPWIDLVKEELAELKVYSYYVAGCSDSSVSSRPELYDLLVNIPAREVTVAPHAKESLTMTKTHKEIALFMVQLCENISYNETQIINEIGDKTQDLLNQLKSLANVEDCDGRKLINLRILKDKNLSQAVENFLINLAVAENLFVL